The nucleotide sequence aatgaATTTCTTCACTTCTTGTTCAAACATCTTATGATAATAGTGTATTATTGCTATGACTACCCAAAATCAATAACATCAAAGCCATGGTGGGATTGATGCTGCAATAGCTGTGCAAAAATATTAGCGGTGTGACAAACTAGAATTTGTGTCGCTATTTGTTTGAGTTGCCAGTGATTAGCAGTCATCTCCAGCATAACTCATTAACACTTGTTCGGATTTAAAATCGCCCTTTTGCTGCCACGTTTTATGTGCTGAACTGCAACACTGTTTTCAATACCAATTGTCTACTGGTTTGGTAGTTGTTTAGATTAGATTGCATTATTGCAATGCCTTTTTTTGGATGGTATGTGCATATGTCTGCTCATAAGATTGAGATCCAGCTCTCTGCTATCTCAAACATTTGAATTCATCCTACCCTTTTCTTTCTTGAAGCTGACATTTCATCTCCTGCTCTATGTGGTTATATTGCATCTTGCCTTGATCTTCCAGGAGTACCCTGATTATGTCGCATACACCACACCACCGTTCTTCGTCGATGATTGGCTCAACATGTATCTTGACAGTCATCCCATGCATAGAGATTCTGACATTGCCAACCACAAAAATGAAGTAAACTGTGCTGACTATCGATTTGTTTACATTGGAGCAAAAGGTAACTTCTATTTTTTAAAATCCTGTTCTATTCCGTGCTTTACGAAATTGGGATTCTGTGCTTCTGTAAGCTATCCTATGTTACAGGTGAATGTATCATCGCTCATAATTATAACTGTGATTTGATGTTTAGGAACTTGGACCCCTCTTCATGCTGATGTTTTTAGGTCATACAGCTGGTCAGCAAATGTGTGTGGGAGAAAACTATGGCTCTTTCTGGCACCATCGCAGAGTCATCTTATATTTGATAGGTAATTTTAACCTGGGCACTCCTTATGCATTATATTCTATGTGGCTAATCCGACATGGAATTAGCATCAGACATGAACAGAACACATAACCTCCATGAGATTTTGAGCTGCCAATAAGAGGAAAACTGATTCACTGCATACTCCTGGACCCTGTTCCTCATTAGCTGATTAACTCGGAAGTTAGAAATACTAGTGACTCAATTTTTTTTCCTGTGTTCTGTGATGCTACATAGTGCAATGATGGCAACTCACTCTTTACTAGGTTGAGTTGTCTCTGATCAGCAATATTATGAATTACAAATTTGTTGGCCCTCTATACAAAGGTAATGGtgtattatatgcttgtttgtttttcATGCAACTTATGCTTACTCTTATGGTTTATCATATATTTGTTTTTCGCCAAAAGAAACTTAAATTAAAACAAGGGTAATTTATTTTGCAAATAACATGGGTTTGTTTAGACCTTGTACATTCAATTAATAGTCACAACTTCCGGTCGGAGTTTAACAGCCTCAGCTGGGTCATTCCAGATGGATGTAAAGTTCTAAAGCGTATGACCTTATTTCTGTTTCCAGGATTTCATGGCATCTGTTGTCTAACTTGTTTTAAGAATGAATTGATTTTGGGTATTTGTGTTGGCGTAATTTTTCAGTGCAGTTTcttggtaattgatttctgtatgCCAATTGAGGTTACCTTGGCATTTGATGACATTTTGTCAAATCTGGGCTGTCTATTTGTTCTAGTCATAATACTTTGCATTGTTACTCAACCAGTAATTTGTAGGAACCTACGATCATCGGTTTATGACATAAATGAAGATGTTTCTGAAAAGCAGTTTCCTGAATTCAATAAGGTACCCCCCCTCCGACCCCCTGTGCGTCTTGGTAGTAACCACGGTGTGTACTCATGTTATTAAGATTCTTTTGTAGGCTGAATGGATAGAGTGTATTCAAGAGCAGAATGAAATCATTTTTGTGCCCAGTGGGTGGTACCACCAAGTCTATAATCTGGTAAATGTTTCCATCTTCACCGAGTGTTTATGCATTTGTTATTTAATATGTAAGGTTTAATGTTACTAACTTGCTAACTTGCTATGTTATACAAATTGATATATATCCTTATTGGATTACATCTGTATGGCAAATGAGAACAACCAAGCATATGAGTGCGAGAAGTAGAAATCCTGATCATTGGATCAGATCCGGGTTGCTAAGATTTGGACACTAAAAGCAGTTGACACATCCTTGGGTTATTGGGTAGTTATGCTTAATTCTACATTTACTCTCACACCTTTCAGTCATCCAGTGTAAGCAATCTGTCTTGGTATTatggtactccctcctttctggtttataaggcttatctcaacttttttgtttttccaatttagagggctcatctccatctcatttttagtttccaatgcgcattaaatctttgcatgcaagaactaaaaaggaacacaccaatgcatgtaatattcctactcatctagtggccaagcaGGCATGCACTGtaattaatccaaattaatgcacaagtttaattggggtagttttgtaaagtacgagataaaTTCCTCCACTCTCAAAATCCCATGGTTGacgagatttgagatttgagccctataaaccggaagggagggagtatatatcatcaCATTTGGCCAAGAATAGTGGATTGCCCCCGCGTCGTCTCCTGGCGACACGGGAGGCCATCCATCGCGTTGCCACAGCCGTCCTCCCGGTGCCCCTCCTGTCTCGCCGCTGCTTGAGGCCCTGCCGGCGAAGCCGAGCGGGGTTCGaggacggcggtggcggggcgttctCCTGGCTCGCCTTCTCTCTCCCAGCATGGGGCCTGTACGGCCATGGCGGCTGGGTTCCTTGGCTGGATTCTATGGGAGACTGCGGAGCTGGTGCAAGGCGTGTTTTGGCGGGCGGTTGGCATgggtcggcggcggtggggcggcctTAATTCATGGTGGGATGGCTGGTGGCTGGCGTGCACCGAGGCAGCGATTGATCTGAAGCGGCAATGTTCTTGGGCGACGCAACGCGAGGCAACATGGCCAGGGAGCAATTTTGTCTGACATCCTCCGTCGAGATCTGATGCTCCCGAGACTGCTGGCCCAAAGGCGGCTAGGCTGCGGTGATGGAGGTCCATGGTGTCGATCTTGCGGCTAGCGGCAGCTGCGCTTCGCATGGGCAATGTTGATCTGCCATTCGTGCTCCGGCTTTGACCACATCGACCTCTGGACCTACGGGCCTGGGTCAGCGATGATGTCTTCAGCTGCTAGCGTTGGTCCTTGGCGACTACTATGACCTGCGGCGGCGGACTCGTTGCGGATTGTGATGCCCATCGAAAGGTATTCATGAGGGTTCATCTCTCCAAACCCGGTGGCCGGCCTCGGTAAGGAGATGCAAACTATAGATGACGACTTGAAGCAGAGGGATGGTTGTGCGGCTGCGCCTGGGACCGctgaaaagtggtggcgacaacacataaGTGACGTCAATGGAGGTGCTACGCAAGCACCCGGTATCGAGTTCCGGGGCGAATGCCCAGGTCTCCGTGATGGATATACCTGGCAGTGACGATGTTTgatgtcgttaccttgttgaaggcattgctcggataagCTCGGATtggttcttcagggtgaaaacctagatctgACCTTTgctggttggatccggtgacgacGGCGCTTCAGCGttgctcccttcttgaaggcgtacCGTTGAAGAATCTCGTCGTccatgtggtgtcatgagatggttggtgcggatatggcaATTTCTATAGTTTTCCAATCGCGGATCGGATTGCTTTAGGTTTTCTTTTTTCCTCGCCATGCATAGCTTtcgtcttatatgactttgctatttgtcggGGTGTTTTTTTATGTGCGTGCTTtcatgttggctgtgtgcatcataCCTATGCAGAGGCCGCGTGTGTGCTCATTATGTTTTGTATCCTTTTGATGCTCCATTTTGAgcaaataaaatccaccctttgtcgaaaaaaaaaTCATCACATTTTGATCCACTTGGGAATTTCCGGTTCTGCTATTTTAGACGTGGTTTCTACCAGATACACCCTGCATAGCTGGAACTGATGCAGTTATTCCTTGTTATAACTTTTGATATTCTTAACTTGTACCAAAAGAGCTTCAATCATATGAATCTGTCCCATGTGACATTAAAAATGGTGAAACTAGTGACCGTTGACATCATGAACGACCATATGCTCTTATTAACTAATTTATTGACATCATGTTAGGTGCACGTATCAGAGCATCTCCAACCACGCccgcaacacccccccccccccaatgcccTTTTTTATCACCGGCGTGAAAAAACAGCCtagtcgcgcccccagaagcccaGTTTTCGCCGGTTAGGGCCTAATTTGGCGCCGGCTGAACCCGGCGCGAACCCGGCACACCGGGGCGCCGGGGGAAACATTTTTGGTGCAAAAGCCTAGTAGACCGGCCGAGTCAGCGACTAGGCGcattcgtcgtcctcatcgcctcggtttcctGCGGGGAATCAATGctaaggctgccgccggtcagccttgcatTGATTCCTCACGAGCGGTGCAGTGAAGGCGCGCCAACGCGCGTCCCGCCCCCTCCCCCCACGCGTACACATGGCGGTCGCCCGCTCGCCGCCGACCCGCGGCTATAAAAGccgcccctccatcgccggtgGCCTCACACTTCCTCGCCACAGCCCCTCTTCCCCTCTCGCCGCCGACGCCCCTCTCGCCCTCTTAACGCCGACGACCCTCTACCCTCTCTccccgccggcgaccatggccgaGCGCTACCCCGGCGACGGAGCgacggccaacggcttcggccgccgccacctgcaCGAGGACGAGGCCCGCCTCCTCTACGAGGCGGACTACCCGGCGCCACCGGACATGTGGGTGCCGGGTTCGTGGAGGTTGAGCGCCGGCGGAGTCCCGGTGCCACGGCCGCTGGAGTTTTAGTttgtttttttaattatgttttcaGTTTGTACAAATTTCAATGAAACCGGCTGAATTTCCTCCAAATTTGTCTCTTTGGCTGAATTTGGTTATCAAAAAGCGGCGTCTAGGGCGGCCTTGGGTCGGCAACTAGGAACTATAGCCCCCCACGCCGATTTTTTCGctggctcacccccaggcggcgctatTTCAAGCGCCTGGGggccgaacgagtggagatgctctcaGTAACATTGGTGTAGCTTTCTCTGGTGACCTTTAATATATCAATGCAGCGACTCGTATTATTCTTACACCTCCTCTGTTTTACATTCTATTGTTTTCTAATCAACATTTGTGAACTGCAAGCTGCTTATTTCTTTTGCTCCTCCACCATTTACTGCAGGAGGATACTATATCTATCAACCATAATTGGTTCAATGCCTACAACCTTCATTGGGTGGTGAGTAGACGTGTATATGTCAAGTTTATTTCACAGACTAACATAATTCTTGCTAAAGAGTACAAATTCACAGTGGAACTTGCTTCATGAAGACCACAAAGTTGCAAAAGAGTATATTGAAGACATCCGCGATATATGTGATAATTTTGAGGCGCTTTGTCAACGCAACTTGGCGGCAAATACAGGTAAGATTCTAATGTGTGGATTAATCACCTGAACAATCAAATGGCGTGTTTACCTTCTCTGCTAACATgctgttgtttttcttttttcaggcatgaacttccatgatttcttcatttTTATCACACGGTTTGTTTTGGTCAATGTAATTGAGCTTTACCATGTCCAAGAGCCCGAGGATGCTAAAGTCAATTTGCCAGAAGCCACTCACCATTATGTGTATAACCTTATGCAAATTCGGGAAGTTGCATCTAAAATGATTTCTGCAGATGCTTTCAGTATTGAGAATCTTTGTGTTATCTCGGAAGGAAATCGGAGTGCTATGTCAGATGTTACAAAAATATTAAAAGACGATGGCTTCAGAAGGCTATGGATGACATTGTCCGAGGCGTATGAATGCATTCGCAGGGGGCAAAGAATTTTGTACGAAGTGAGATATTTAAATCAGGAAGGCTGTTTGTCGGTGACCTGTTCGAAATCTGATTGTAATGTTGTTGATCGCATTACATTTTTTATGCGTGAAATTCATGGACCTGAGGATCTGGTGAGGTTAATTGATACTGCTCTACCCGAGAGATAATTGTAAGCGCATAATGCGTGCGTAAACTTCCATGTATTTATAACCACTGTTGGATTTtggtaagactagccacaatgaagagtaacatacactagtaacatacacatattcctagactatgttactatcttcatagtgggtagtaacataactGTGGTAATATACAAAGCTTCTTTTATTATGTTATAGACTCACATTGCATTGGAACATGTGATGTTAccgtaactagctaagttactacaacttcctctttcctcattaacttattgccacataagcaaatttgttgaggtggactcgatgttactgctgaaattACTCTCACTGGCTAGTCTAAGCAGAAGGACTATGTGGGGACTTTCATAACCAGCCCATTTTGGATAGACCTTGAGTTTTTTATGGAGACGGCGACAAGCGTGAGTAATTGTGGATATAAATTGTGACAGATGTGGcaataatagaaaataaaaagtATCTTGAAGTCTAATTCAGTTTAGTTAATGTCAATGCTGCATCTAGCTATTTGCTTCATGCACATAATGACATATGCATAGGGACGCACCTGAGGACGTGACGTGCTCGAAGTTGTTAGTATTTTATCGGTCCGCCTCCAGTAATCAACCGTACATGCATCTAGCTGCTTGCCTTCAGTTGATAAGCATGCATCCAGCTAATTGTCATCCGGTGCCCTTATCACCCAGATATTACTTCTGGCGTTAGTTATAGCGGCAGCGACCGCGGTGCTTCAATGTGATAAAGCCATCTTTGCTGGAGTTTCCAGTCAAGGA is from Triticum aestivum cultivar Chinese Spring chromosome 3A, IWGSC CS RefSeq v2.1, whole genome shotgun sequence and encodes:
- the LOC123061276 gene encoding 2-oxoglutarate and iron-dependent oxygenase JMJD4, with amino-acid sequence MDQMHGGGAGRRVKVVGKVERLDGQSLTYSEFVDRFMKPNLPVVLTGLTSSWPSCEDWTFAGPDDRRRPNLPFFAQNFSSPRVQVADCSAREYTDHKRLEMSMQEFVDHWVRNSNTVSSSGHCEASSLYLKDWHFVKEYPDYVAYTTPPFFVDDWLNMYLDSHPMHRDSDIANHKNEVNCADYRFVYIGAKGTWTPLHADVFRSYSWSANVCGRKLWLFLAPSQSHLIFDRNLRSSVYDINEDVSEKQFPEFNKAEWIECIQEQNEIIFVPSGWYHQVYNLEDTISINHNWFNAYNLHWVWNLLHEDHKVAKEYIEDIRDICDNFEALCQRNLAANTGMNFHDFFIFITRFVLVNVIELYHVQEPEDAKVNLPEATHHYVYNLMQIREVASKMISADAFSIENLCVISEGNRSAMSDVTKILKDDGFRRLWMTLSEAYECIRRGQRILYEVRYLNQEGCLSVTCSKSDCNVVDRITFFMREIHGPEDLVRLIDTALPER